A single region of the Ziziphus jujuba cultivar Dongzao chromosome 10, ASM3175591v1 genome encodes:
- the LOC107412000 gene encoding NADPH-dependent aldehyde reductase 1, chloroplastic isoform X1, protein MSFRLLSSSKALATRALSIRSPPKHHRNIPFPATTYKTHSLRGVLPFVRMASDGQQFPRQKQETQPGKEHIMDPNPQYTSKDYKPSNKLQQGKVALVTGGDSGIGRSVCHCFALEGATVAFTFVKGQENKDAEDTLQIIRESKKPEAQDPIAIAADLGFDENCKKVVDEVVNAFGQIDILVNNAAEQYECTTVEEIDESRLERVFRTNIFSYFFMVRHALKHMKEGSSIINTTSINAYKGNASLLDYTATKGAIVAFTRGLALQLVSKGIRVNGVAPGPIWTPLIPASFTEGKVEKFGSEVPMKRAGQPIEVAPSYVFLACNACSSYISGQVLHPNGGAVVNA, encoded by the exons ATGTCCTTTAGATTACTCTCTTCCTCGAAAGCCTTAGCAACCAGAGCTCTCTCTATCCGTTCTCCTCCCAAACACCACCGGAATATCCCATTTCCGGCAACAACCTACAAAACTCACTCTCTTAGAGGCGTACTACCTTTTGTTAGAATGGCTTCCGATGGTCAGCAATTCCCTAGGCAGAAACAAGAAACCCAACCAGGGAAAGAACATATCATGGATCCTAACCCTCAGTACACTTCCAAAGACTACAAGCCCTCTAACAAACTTCaa caGGGAAAGGTTGCACTTGTGACCGGAGGCGATTCTGGGATTGGTAGATCTGTTTGTCACTGTTTTGCTCTGGAAGGCGCAACGGTGGCCTTCACATTTGTGAAAGGTCAGGAAAACAAGGATGCAGAAGATACGCTTCAAATTATCAGGGAGTCCAAGAAACCTGAAGCCCAAGATCCTATTGCCATAGCAGCTGATCTGGGATTCGACGAGAACTGCAAGAAAGTGGTTGATGAAGTTGTCAATGCTTTTGGCCAGATTGATATCCTGGTTAACAACGCCGCGGAGCAGTACGAGTGTACAACTGTGGAAGAGATCGATGAATCAAGACTTGAAAGGGTGTTCAGGACCAACATTTTCTCCTATTTCTTCATGGTCAG GCATGCTTTGAAGCACATGAAAGAAGGAAGCTCCATAATCAACACGACCTCGATCAACGCCTACAAAGGGAACGCCAGTCTGCTAGACTACACAGCAACGAAAGGTGCCATTGTAGCTTTCACCAGAGGACTCGCACTTCAGCTCGTAAGCAAAGGCATACGTGTTAATGGTGTAGCTCCTGGACCCATCTGGACTCCGTTAATTCCGGCATCATTCACCGAAGGAAAAGTGGAGAAATTCGGGTCCGAAGTGCCGATGAAGCGAGCAGGCCAGCCTATTGAGGTTGCACCGTCTTATGTCTTCCTTGCCTGCAATGCTTGCTCTTCTTACATAAGTGGCCAAGTCCTTCACCCTAACG GTGGAGCAGTGGTAAATGCTTGA
- the LOC107412000 gene encoding NADPH-dependent aldehyde reductase 1, chloroplastic isoform X2 yields MSFRLLSSSKALATRALSIRSPPKHHRNIPFPATTYKTHSLRGVLPFVRMASDGQQFPRQKQETQPGKEHIMDPNPQYTSKDYKPSNKLQGKVALVTGGDSGIGRSVCHCFALEGATVAFTFVKGQENKDAEDTLQIIRESKKPEAQDPIAIAADLGFDENCKKVVDEVVNAFGQIDILVNNAAEQYECTTVEEIDESRLERVFRTNIFSYFFMVRHALKHMKEGSSIINTTSINAYKGNASLLDYTATKGAIVAFTRGLALQLVSKGIRVNGVAPGPIWTPLIPASFTEGKVEKFGSEVPMKRAGQPIEVAPSYVFLACNACSSYISGQVLHPNGGAVVNA; encoded by the exons ATGTCCTTTAGATTACTCTCTTCCTCGAAAGCCTTAGCAACCAGAGCTCTCTCTATCCGTTCTCCTCCCAAACACCACCGGAATATCCCATTTCCGGCAACAACCTACAAAACTCACTCTCTTAGAGGCGTACTACCTTTTGTTAGAATGGCTTCCGATGGTCAGCAATTCCCTAGGCAGAAACAAGAAACCCAACCAGGGAAAGAACATATCATGGATCCTAACCCTCAGTACACTTCCAAAGACTACAAGCCCTCTAACAAACTTCaa GGAAAGGTTGCACTTGTGACCGGAGGCGATTCTGGGATTGGTAGATCTGTTTGTCACTGTTTTGCTCTGGAAGGCGCAACGGTGGCCTTCACATTTGTGAAAGGTCAGGAAAACAAGGATGCAGAAGATACGCTTCAAATTATCAGGGAGTCCAAGAAACCTGAAGCCCAAGATCCTATTGCCATAGCAGCTGATCTGGGATTCGACGAGAACTGCAAGAAAGTGGTTGATGAAGTTGTCAATGCTTTTGGCCAGATTGATATCCTGGTTAACAACGCCGCGGAGCAGTACGAGTGTACAACTGTGGAAGAGATCGATGAATCAAGACTTGAAAGGGTGTTCAGGACCAACATTTTCTCCTATTTCTTCATGGTCAG GCATGCTTTGAAGCACATGAAAGAAGGAAGCTCCATAATCAACACGACCTCGATCAACGCCTACAAAGGGAACGCCAGTCTGCTAGACTACACAGCAACGAAAGGTGCCATTGTAGCTTTCACCAGAGGACTCGCACTTCAGCTCGTAAGCAAAGGCATACGTGTTAATGGTGTAGCTCCTGGACCCATCTGGACTCCGTTAATTCCGGCATCATTCACCGAAGGAAAAGTGGAGAAATTCGGGTCCGAAGTGCCGATGAAGCGAGCAGGCCAGCCTATTGAGGTTGCACCGTCTTATGTCTTCCTTGCCTGCAATGCTTGCTCTTCTTACATAAGTGGCCAAGTCCTTCACCCTAACG GTGGAGCAGTGGTAAATGCTTGA
- the LOC107412007 gene encoding uncharacterized GPI-anchored protein At5g19250, producing the protein MVTETMASFKITLFFFLFLHAFLFLPYMVLSNDDEDNLIQGLNSYRQSLSLSALARNERADCLADEVADQLEDEHCTPVTSSSNIVPTTPSQLTDYPKLLKKCKIDMNSTTDGVIMPVCVPKLVPTLVLTNYTRSQYAKHLNNSKFTGAGVGSEDDWMVVILTTNTPSGNFASSAISWVSQLALGHLFVPLFLGILMLLVG; encoded by the exons ATGGTCACCGAAACTATGGCTTCCTTCAAAATTACccttttcttctttctgtttttgcatgcctttctctttcttccttaCATGGTTCTCAGTAATG ATGATGAAGACAATCTTATTCAAGGACTTAACAGTTACAGACAGTCTCTTAGTTTGTCAGCCTTGGCAAGGAACGAAAGAGCAGATTGTCTTGCAGATGAAGTTGCAGACCAACTTGAAGACGAACACTGTACCCCCGTAACCAGTAGCAGCAACATTGTCCCGACGACTCCGTCTCAACTCACCGACTATCCAAAGCTATTGAAGAAGTGCAAGATCGATATGAACAGCACCACAGACGGGGTTATAATGCCAGTTTGTGTTCCCAAACTGGTTCCGACTCTGGTTCTTACCAACTACACTCGATCTCAATATGCAAAGCACCTCAACAACTCCAAGTTCACCGGCGCCGGAGTGGGGTCCGAGGACGATTGGATGGTGGTGATTCTGACCACCAATACACCTAGTGGAAATTTTGCTAGTTCTGCAATCTCTTGGGTCTCACAGCTTGCTTTGGGTCATTTGTTTGTGCCtttatttttggggattttAATGCTTTTGGTGGGCTGA
- the LOC107411994 gene encoding uncharacterized GPI-anchored protein At5g19250, with protein sequence MAFLKLTTLFPFLLIYVFLFTSSPAHCNEIEDVILKEINTFRKNTNHTEFSHNPNADCFADKVAESLKDEPCSRASDFFYQLGMVPRLPNYQQLFGKCNIKANTTKDAMMLPTCVPKLNKTLLIEDYTQSPYNKSLTNPSFTSIGVGSKDQWMVVLVTTNNSSGSFSSGSAPSLLGLLHCLIGSFIGFIFIALLIN encoded by the exons atggCATTCCTCAAACTAACTACTCTTTTTCCCTTCCTTCTTATCTATGTCTTCCTCTTCACCTCTTCTCCGGCTCACTGTAATG AAATCGAAGACGTAATTTTGAAAGAGATAAACACCTTCAGGAAGAACACCAACCACACTGAGTTCTCGCACAACCCAAATGCCGACTGCTTCGCAGACAAAGTTGCAGAAAGTCTGAAAGACGAACCATGTTCACGTGCAAGTGATTTCTTTTATCAGCTTGGTATGGTTCCCAGACTCCCTAATTACCAGCAGCTGTTCGGCAAATGCAACATAAAGGCCAACACCACCAAGGATGCCATGATGCTGCCGACTTGCGTACCCAAACTGAACAAAACTCTTTTGATTGAAGATTATACTCAATCTCCTTACAATAAGTCTCTGACGAATCCGAGTTTTACGAGCATTGGGGTTGGCTCCAAAGATCAATGGATGGTTGTGCTTGTTACCACTAATAATTCCAGTGGAAGCTTTTCTAGTGGCTCTGCACCTTCTTTGCTTGGCTTGCTTCACTGCTTGATTGGCTCTTTCATTGGGTTCATCTTCATTGCTTTGCTCATCAACTGA
- the LOC125419830 gene encoding F-box/LRR-repeat protein 25, whose amino-acid sequence MAKKRRILFIQPKRYLLLMSKLKKRLKGMKKEEEDDKEDELSKLPDEILVSIMCLLTTKEAARTSVLSRRWQKIWSTTPRLTFDIENRCDIKKPVCMSPSKHRELTKEMIPVVSRVVKLHEAPTLDEFLLLGSPMKLKDSHHINTMVGFCCQKTCPKAQFAVLSLYISKVPYDATLLADKFLQMHCLRDLCIQGMYVPETVIQQLLSSSPFLERFSQDICPRKYSPYPTELHSWRMVCGCNLKYLKICGCYQLQNLEISAHNLNTMEFKIIQAFDTLQSIKLSVPNISHLILAIEQGFKFDCYLHLLNQVIRLTLLINTEVTNPFFSSSSFFFFFFFPPSSPC is encoded by the exons ATGGCGAAAAAGAGACGAATTTTGTTCATCCAGCCAAAGAGGTACTTGTTGCTGATGTCAAAGCTAAAAAAGAGGCTCAAAGGGATGAAGAAG GAGGAAGAAGATGACAAGGAAGACGAGTTGAGTAAATTACCGGATGAAATTTTGGTATCAATTATGTGTTTGTTGACGACGAAAGAAGCAGCAAGAACGAGTGTGCTTTCTCGGCGATGGCAAAAGATTTGGAGCACTACGCCGAGGTTGACTTTTGATATCGAAAATAGATGCGATATCAAAAAGCCTGTGTGTATGTCTCCTTCGAAGCATAGGGAATTAACAAAGGAGATGATACCAGTGGTGAGTAGAGTAGTGAAATTGCATGAGGCACCAACTCTGGATGAGTTTTTACTGCTTGGTTCCCCAATGAAATTAAAGGATTCTCATCATATAAACACAATGGTTGGATTTTGCTGCCAAAAGACATGTCCAAAAGCTCAATTTGCAGTTTTATCCTTATATATCTCAAAGGTTCCTTATGACGCTACTTTACTAGCTGATAAATTTCTTCAAATGCATTGCCTCAGGGATTTGTGTATCCAGGGAATGTATGTCCCTGAAACTGTTATTCAGCAACTTTTATCCAGCTCTCCCTTTCTTGAACGTTTTTCTCAAGACATATGTCCAAGAAAGTATTCTCCATATCCCACTGAACTTCACAGTTGGAGAATGGTTTGTGGATGCAATCTCAAATACCTGAAGATTTGTGGGTGCTACCAACTGCAAAACCTGGAAATCTCTGCACACAATCTTAATACGatggaatttaaaataatacaagCATTTGATACTTTACAAAGCATTAAATTATCTGTTCCAAATATCTCACACCTAATTCTTGCCATCGAGCAGGGTTTTAAATTTGACTGTTATCTGCATCTACTTAACCAAGTCATCAGACTTACTCTGCTCATCAATACCGAGGTTACCAaccctttcttttcttcttcttcctttttttttttttttttttttcccccttcttctCCATGCTAA